The proteins below are encoded in one region of Micromonospora sp. DSM 45708:
- a CDS encoding helix-turn-helix domain-containing protein translates to MVDMVRRGAPRPQNANDAIEFVALLRELKEWSGLTYRKLERLASQRGDVLPRSTLSDVLSGRATPRPELLVAFVRACGDGDRVEEWLRVWSQLAEQGPAAAVDPAEPPDEMVERASPAATSRRRFGVPALVPSAIAAVALVTAGAWGLTDDDEPPGNRGAVGGPASTPTGAVPVPPNGWVRIRPVSAPHLCLTDGRVQDRRYVPLVAVQRRCDAVAPQDTMLESMGGDLYRIQWHHPDYGKGCLKALSDGPGVGLLEPIDDCLQDSRFHLEPSAPYGSNRYVLRVDGQGCVGIRESDASEGAEAVMERCVGRGGQVFFIEAAS, encoded by the coding sequence ATGGTCGACATGGTCCGACGAGGAGCACCGAGGCCGCAGAATGCCAACGACGCCATCGAATTCGTCGCGCTGTTGCGTGAACTCAAGGAGTGGTCAGGGCTGACCTATCGGAAACTGGAACGGCTCGCGTCCCAGCGGGGCGATGTGCTCCCGCGCAGCACGTTGTCCGATGTGCTGAGCGGGCGGGCGACGCCCCGCCCCGAACTCCTCGTCGCGTTCGTCCGCGCGTGTGGTGACGGTGATCGGGTCGAGGAGTGGCTCCGGGTGTGGAGTCAACTCGCCGAGCAGGGACCGGCCGCCGCCGTCGACCCGGCCGAGCCGCCCGATGAGATGGTCGAGCGGGCCAGTCCGGCGGCCACGTCCAGAAGGAGGTTCGGCGTCCCGGCGCTCGTGCCCTCGGCCATCGCCGCCGTGGCCCTGGTCACCGCCGGCGCGTGGGGGCTTACCGACGACGACGAACCGCCCGGGAACCGAGGGGCCGTCGGGGGCCCGGCGTCGACGCCCACCGGTGCCGTGCCCGTACCGCCGAACGGTTGGGTGCGCATCCGCCCGGTCAGCGCCCCGCACCTCTGCCTGACCGACGGCCGCGTGCAGGATCGGCGGTACGTCCCGCTGGTGGCCGTGCAACGGCGGTGCGACGCGGTCGCCCCGCAGGACACCATGCTGGAATCGATGGGTGGCGACCTCTACCGAATCCAGTGGCACCATCCCGACTACGGGAAGGGCTGCCTGAAGGCCCTGAGCGACGGACCCGGCGTCGGTCTGCTGGAGCCGATTGACGATTGTCTCCAGGACAGTCGATTCCACCTCGAACCATCCGCACCGTACGGAAGCAACCGGTACGTGCTGCGGGTGGACGGCCAGGGCTGTGTGGGCATCAGGGAATCGGACGCCTCTGAGGGTGCCGAGGCGGTCATGGAACGCTGCGTGGGAAGGGGCGGACAGGTCTTCTTCATCGAGGCGGCGTCGTAA